The stretch of DNA AGCGACAAATAGGCGCACCCTCTTCTCTGTCACATGCCCCACAACAAAAACAAAACTAAAACTTAGCTGACACACGCAATGATCAAGGACACAGGGCAACACATAGCCCCAACACAATTGGGTGAGACAGCACAACAACAACACAAAAAAGGCAATGACATATGGACAAGCTGGGACCAAAATTTGATAACAACAGATGATGTCATCATTTAGATGTACAATAACTATTTCTCATCTAGATGAGCCCTAGAGGGACCCATTCCTTTTTATTGTGATCATCATCGTTGTCCCATTCTTCCCAGATAGTATACCTTTCTTATGTTGGTAAGGTTAGAAACTTATGCACAACACATAGTAatatctctactattaaagggggGGTGTTATGATCCAAATTCATATTTAAAGATAAAGGCTAACTTATGATGAGCGGAGCTCCGGCTAGTCATCGGGAGGCCCCCTATGGTATGGATCAATATTGACCTAGGTCACCGCTGTTATATATACCTCTTCTAAGCCGTCGAACGGGATAATTTGATCGTTCATAAATCCCCAGTGTTTGTAACCTCTCCCAGTATAGTGAAGTTCGCTGACTGGCACCCATGGTTTTTCCCCCTTCGTGTTGAAGGGGTTTCCCACGTTAAAATCTCATGTCTCCTATGTTGATTTCATTCTTTGTCATTTGATTTACCTGTCATATCTCTAACAGAGTCCTGGTGTTTCGTTCATTTCATGCACAATCATTAATACCCAAAGTTCATCTCAATTATCTCTTGTCCAATCTCTGCCTTGCCCAACCTGCATGCAATTAATTAGTTAGACAGTAATTACCCATATTAACTAGACATACATACATCTTTTCTCAAGTACTCAATGGGCTACACAAGATGCCCCATGAGTGCCTTAAGATAACTACGTCACGTTGAACGTCATCAGGTTGTGTAATTATAACGCCGTGTATGTTTTTTTTGCGAACAAACTTCAAACATCATCACAAAGCAAAGAACACGAGAAGTAGTAGAAACTACATCCGTATTTATAGACCACCTAACAAGGACTACAACCATTGAAACGAGCCGAACACGTGCCACTCTCATCGTCTCTCCTTCACCGAAGTCGGACAAATCTTGTTGTAGTAGACAACCAGAAAATCATCATACAAAGACCCCAAAGGACCAGTGCACCAGAACAGCGCAACCGTGGCCGATGAAGAGAAACGTAGATCGAAAGGATCCAAACTGTAGATACACGAGTGCAGACGAACGAAGACATTATCCAAGTAGATTCACCAAATACAAAACACCGAACAAATCGCACAAAGACACACCCCAACATGGCCTCCGACGATGCTAGGCGCATGATGGGGACGGGCTGGCGGAAAGAACTTATTTCATATTCATCGAGCCGTTTCCACCTCACCTTCGACACAAACCTTTCACAAACTCAGAAAAACACCTAAAAACAAAGTAGTAGCCCTTCCACCTTTTAAGAGCCGGAATCCCACATGCCTCCATGGCACTACAACCATAAAAGACAAGGCGGCTCAGTGGCGGCACCAACTGGATGTAGTCGCTTGTGGGGAGTGCCACTGTCTTCGCCTCTCCCTTACCGGAGTCGGACAAatcttgttgtagtagacagttgAAAATTTATCATGCACAGGCCCCAAAGGACCAGCGCACTAAACAGCGCAATTGTCGTCGATGAAGAGAAACGTAGATCGAAAGGATCCAAACTGTAGATACACGAGTGCAGACGAACAAAAACATGATCCAAGTTGATCCACGAAAGACAAACACCGAACAAATCACATGAAGACACACCTTGACATGGCCACCGATGATACTAGGCGCATGGCGGGGACGGGCTGGCGAAAAGTACTTATTTCATCTTCATCGAGCCGTCGCCACCTCACCTTCAACAATCAACACAAATCTTTAACAAACTCAGAAAAACACCTAACAACAAAGTAGTAGCCCTTCCACCCGTAAGAGCCGGAATCCATCATGCCTCCATGGCACTAAAGCCATAAAAGACGAGGCAAGTCAGTGGCGGCACCAACTGGATGTAGTCGCTTGTGGGGAGCTGAATGGGTGCCACCGTCATCGCCTCTCCCTTATCGGAGTATGATAAATCTTGTTGTAGTAGACAACTGGAAAATCATCATGCAAAGGCCCCAAAGAACCAGCGCACCAAAACAGCACAATTGTCATCGAGGAAGAGAAACGTAGATCAAAAGGATCCAAACTGTAGATACATGAGTGCAGACGAACGAAGACATGATCCAAGTTGACCCACCAAAGACAAACGCCAAACAAATCACGTGAAGACACAGCTCGACATGGCCTCCGACGATGCTAGCCGCACGGCGGGGACGGGCTGGCGAAAAGTACTTATTTCATCTTCATCGAGCCATCGCCATCTCACCTTCAACACAAATCTTTAACAAACTCAGAAAAACACCTAAAAACAAAGTAGTAGCCCTTCCACCCGTAAAAGCCAGAATCCACCATGCCTTCATGGCACTAAAGCCATAAAAGACGAGGCAGATCAGTGGTGGCACCAACTGGAGGCGGAGAATCCCTAGTCGGGTGGGAGTCGCTTGTCGGGAGGAGTAGAGGAGAAAAGCGGTAACACCGTGTAAGTtgtaaggctggtcatagtggagagtaacagtaacatattatgttactctaaaTACATCTCTTCTCATTAAatacatgccacataagcaaacttgtcttagactgcgctatgttactagctaaattactcccactatgaccagcctaagcacGTAAATCTTTGGTTAGGAACTTGCAATTGCAAAGTTACAGGTGCAGCAGCAACTATGATAAAATGACGGACGGTTTCTACGGAAATCAAGTTACGGGATGGGTTGTCAAAAAGTGATTAGAAATCAAAGACAGATGGGCCCACCActagaaatcagaggggaagcTGATTTGTGGGAAGATGAGTCTGTAAGTCCAATCCGTGGGTGCTATCCGTAAGTGTAGCATTTTAGATAAAATGACCCTGAGAAGAAGAAAAAACTACTCTATGATAAAATGCGTCTGCCTGATCGACCTGAAGGAACAAAATTCCAGTGCTCGGGCTCAAGTCAACCATGTCCACTGGATCACACGGACACTCCGTATTGAGGCAACGCTGAACTAAGCCAGGTACTAGTAAGTAGTAACAAACCTCTGTGTGTTTGCTAGTCTGACATGATTTGAAGCAACATGTCGTTCCACGCATCGACCGGCCCGGGCAGACACCAGTGGATGCAGTCGTTGGCGAGTACCCGCTTCTCTTCCGGCCAGTGCCCGTACCTGCTCGGGTGTCCGTCCGGCCGCAGCAGCATGGCACCCGTCGTGTCCATGAGCACCATGTCCACTCCCGCCACCGCGGCCGCTTTCTCCGCCTCCCTGAACTCCTCCACCTGCCCCGTGTAGAAGTCGAGGTCCAGGTCACCCATCGTCGTCTCGTTGCTCCGGTACGGCTGCGTCCGGCGGCAGTCCCCGCCCTTGTCCCACGACCCTCCCTCGAAGTGAGACATCGGCGACAGCGTCCGCACGATGACTTTCGCCTTCACGCTGCCGTGTTCGTTGATGGCCCGAAGCGCTGTCCGGAACGCCATCCGGTGGGAGTAGCGCAGCGTGAGGTTGCTGGTGATATTGAGCGCGACGAAGCTGCCGCCGACGAGCTGCCCCCTCTCGTAGAACATGGACTGGCGCGTGAACCAGTTGGCTCCCGAGAGGATCACATAGTCGAACCCGGCCACGCCGGACAACCACCTGCCGTCGGGCTCGTCGAGGTAGAGCTTGAACACACCGGAGTTGTTGTCCGGCTCCTCCGTCCTCACCAAGAACGGAGACCAGATGATTTTTACGGTGAAGTTGTAGCGCTCGTAGTGCATTATCTTGATGGGGTCTGTCCTCTCGGTCAACTCCTTCGGCGACGCCACCTGCCACCCAGCGCGCGCCGCCGTGGACATTAGTTAGTACCCGAGCCACCCATGCAAAAATGGATTCTGCTTTCTATGTAACGTACCTTGGACAAGAGGCAGAGTAGGGACTGCATGTGGTTCCTGGCGAGTGAATCCCCTGCGAACGCGAGCGTCTTGTTCCCGACGAGCCGGAAGAACTTGTCGGCGTCAAACCGCGGGAGGTCGCACCGGCTCGGCTGCCACCGCCACCTCAGGAACTCCAAGTCCGGCCGGCCGTACTTCATGCAGTTCTGGTGCTCCTGGATGTAGGAGCACGTTTCGTTGGTGTAGTGCGGCGGCGTGTCCGCGTCCGGGACCCACTCGCCCTGGAAGATGTCGCACTTCGGGATCCGCGAGAAGTAGGACCCGTAGTAGGGGAGGTCGGAGTAGCTCAGGTACGGCACGC from Triticum urartu cultivar G1812 chromosome 3, Tu2.1, whole genome shotgun sequence encodes:
- the LOC125548472 gene encoding protein trichome birefringence-like 21, with translation MVLPIKLLFVPATVFLSALIILSYFTSVPYLSYSDLPYYGSYFSRIPKCDIFQGEWVPDADTPPHYTNETCSYIQEHQNCMKYGRPDLEFLRWRWQPSRCDLPRFDADKFFRLVGNKTLAFAGDSLARNHMQSLLCLLSKVASPKELTERTDPIKIMHYERYNFTVKIIWSPFLVRTEEPDNNSGVFKLYLDEPDGRWLSGVAGFDYVILSGANWFTRQSMFYERGQLVGGSFVALNITSNLTLRYSHRMAFRTALRAINEHGSVKAKVIVRTLSPMSHFEGGSWDKGGDCRRTQPYRSNETTMGDLDLDFYTGQVEEFREAEKAAAVAGVDMVLMDTTGAMLLRPDGHPSRYGHWPEEKRVLANDCIHWCLPGPVDAWNDMLLQIMSD